Part of the Lates calcarifer isolate ASB-BC8 linkage group LG6, TLL_Latcal_v3, whole genome shotgun sequence genome, catacacatacacacacacactgctaataAATTCCATGTAATTATGTTATCCAGTTGATCCAGTTGTTATCTGTGCACCCCATATTTATTTCTCCACCTGTTATTTGTCACAAATCATCTTGGTTGACATCAGAGaaagattagagaaaatatCCACCCTGACAGTCTTGTTGTGCACAGCACCCACTGCCAATCCCAACCAGAACCTAGTTTTCCCAGCATCAGAATCAGAAGCTTTCCATTCTGTGCGAATGAGTATTTGTACATATATAACAAATGTACAAAGGAAGATACATGAAGTTGTAAATCTTCCCCAGAAGCCTGTGAATGCCATCTAGTGGAGGAGAATGAGATGACTCAGGCACAACTATTGTACTGACACAGTCAATAGTCGACACTGACGCAAAGCACTACACACTTATTTTGAATCAAAGGTGttctttttattaaatgaaGTTCTGGATGTAATAAATCATAGAAAAGTAAATGTTTGCTGAACAGCTGATAGTGACCTTCATGTTTGACAAATTTACCGTTACGAACCACAACTGCTATTTTCCTGTGTGGCTACAGCAACATAAAGatataaagaaatatttatACTTGAACGTGGTATAGAATCAGCACAGTCACTATACTTCAATTGTCATCTAACAAAACTCTGCTTATCTTTTGtagaatttttgtttttataaaaaattAAGGTTAAATTAGGTGGTGCTGAATGTAAAGTTCACAGTTAGAGTTCTCTGTTCTATACAGTTATTATGTGGCAACATTTAAGTGCTCCATCACTGATGAAGTTTGTGTATGATGTTAGTCTTAGCTTTTACCTTTAACTGACTctacaaatattttaaattaaagttgaAAATGCTAGGGCATTTTAGCTTTTGATAATAACTGGTGCAACTGTGGCTTTAAAACTACCAAGTAATGCAAGATGAAATGCTTGCTGAACCTGGAGAAAACcaccaccagagggcagcacTAACATTTAGTATACTGTAGCTCCACCCTGGCTGCAACACTTGGGATGACTTAGTaactcatttgctttctttacaacagtttgcagtttgtgcacatgtgcaaCCCACTGTAAACGTTTCCTCAGGCCTTCTGAGAACCTTTGGATCTGGTGTTAGATACCACACTTaactgctctctctcactctcacataGTCTCAGTCCTGTTTCCTGCTTACACCTCCAGTGTGAACATTGGGTCCATAGTAGAGCAGGTTCAGTCCACTGTCACACCTTCGGGCAGCTCCACCACCACAGGGGCACACTCATCCAAGTCTGCATCGAAGTCCCAGCGAAACTTCTTGGTCACGTGGGCTTTGAACTTCTCCGCTCTCTTACGGAGTGTGCTGTCTACACCAGGTCCGCTGGCAAACTGGAAAAAGTCCTGGGAGAAAATAAGTCACACGAGGTTAGTGGATTTTAAATCAGAAATGTGAACATCCTCTGACAACAGTGATGATTTAGGTGATAATTTGACACTGCTTGACATACCTCGACCATGACATTTGCTGTTGTGGTCAaggtatgtctgtgtgtcatggCCACAACATCCAAGAtcattaatgaatgaatgaagaccATAATATGTGCATGTACTGTCTTGACTTACTTGAAATACGTCCTCATCTACTCGCCATATAACAATATTGTTACAGGTGCTATTCATGACACTGATAAATCAGAGAAAAGTTATTTGTAATGATGGACTAAACGCAATcagttttactgttgtagccatttttcctttttgctaCAGAAGTTCTCAGTGTTTTTGCCATAGATAAATGaaaccttcaaaaaaaaaaaaatacaccattCTATATTTCCATACCAACTAGAATGTGTGTTCATATCTTTCATAGAACTTGCCTCCTCCTGCCAAGTCTTAAGAGGTTATGGCAGCATTACTCCCCTGGATTAAGAAAGTCTTCTTAAAAATTAATTTACTCCGACGCCAAAAAGGTCCTAAAAAAATATGAGCTGATCTGAGAACTTTTAGACAATTACATTCACCTTGCTGCTCTGCAACCTTTGATAAATAAGAGTCCAAACCTGGGGACTCCTGGGGACTGACAAGACATTAAGAAGGcttttctgtcatttgaatGGACACTGCATGTGGGCATCATACCTGCAGGGTGGAGGTGAGGAAGTTGCTCTGCGACACGATGTCGACAAAGAAGTCAGGCGGGATTTCTCCGAGCTGGTGGTAGAGCACAGCGATGAGCCCCAAGTAGAGCTCCTTACGCTTCCGCATGGCCTCCTCTGAGCGACACAACAAAGCCAGGAGCCGCTTCCAGTGCTCAAAGCCCTCATACACATTTCCCAGTaggaaacacacaaaggcaAACTGCAACTCACctgagagtggagagaggacaTTTAGGTACTTTAAAGATAACATGTATGTGACCTAATATTGGTATATCTAGCACATACCTAGCAGGTTGAGAGGCTGCAGCTCGTGGTTATTCTCCAACACAGTCTCCAGGGCATAGCTCAGGTCCATACAGCACTGGGTGATCTCAGCTGGCGTTGCCCCAGGTGGGTAGGTCTTCTTGGGGATGACAGAGAAGCGCAGCTCCGTCCCCTCCCTCAGCTTCATCCTGGGAAGCCTGTCGAGTCCCTCTCTCATGCTCTGACAGGCCGTGTCATTCCTCGGCTGCTCTGCCCTGTCTTTGGTGTGTCTGAACTCAGTCTCGGGAATGACGTCACTGAAGGCGCATATCCTGCCACACAGAGGCTGCAGGTTATTGGCCACCTCCTCGTTCAGACGGTCAGTGAGGGACACCCACTTCCTCATGACTTCATATGGATAGGGACCCAGGTAAGGATCCAGTTCTTGCAAGGTCGCCCGGATGCGGCTCACCTCCTCTTCATTCTTGGAGGCTGAGAAGTCCAGATCTTCTAATTTGGGATCCCAGTTAGCCAGTAGGATCTCTCTGGGtttgagagagaggaagaggccTGTCTTTGGGCCAATTTCTCCTCCACAGCTTGGCGAGTTAACGGAGCTGTAGTGGAGGAAGTGCAGGCCCGGGGGGATCATCTTTACACCCCGGAAGCGAGGACCCACCTGCCAACTCTTGCAGTCAATCCCCAGCTCTGTGCCCCGAGGAACACCCCGCAGCACCAGGGTTGCTCCTTCCTCAAACAGCCTCAGAGCTACATCTGGATCCATGTTTACTgcgccgccgccgctgctgctgccgctggcCATGCCTGCTCTGTCAAGGGCTACTTGACTTAAACCTACCAACTAAACCAAACCTGGCAACACAAGAACTAAACTCCGCTTTTAAGTGTTATACGACTTTCTCATGTTCAGAGGAGTCGGTGCGACTTTGTCAAAACGTCTACGCCTGATAGTTAACACAGGATGatgctgcttttaaaaaatgttttagatgAATGGTGTTAATTTTTGTCTGAGCGAAAAAATATAGcgtaattaaaacatttaaacaagcCGTTTTATGCCTACATTTGAGCAAACGTGTTAGTAACTACACGATACCTCGCGCTGCGACTTTGTTGATATTCGGCGTCGTTGGAGTGTCGTTCAGTTGAGGATGTGCAACGTGTAGTATGCTCCGGACAGAAACCGTGCTGCTTTTGAAGCGTTCCGCTTCTTTCAGAAGTCTCAGCCGAGGAGGTTTTCCATAAACACAAATATGCTGCTGCTTACTCTCGTTTCAGTTAATATGTCAATGGAAATTATATTATTAACTTGATTATACTTTTAGGTTAGTCAGGTAAAATCCTCAAAATCTTccccaaatgtttttttttctcatgctaCTAAGTGGATTCCTAaagttttgttctgtttatcatttattgATGTGCTTTGTTTGTTATCCCTTctaagtatttatttatgtattgcCACATTTAAGCTGTGTAATTCCTGCAATATAATTGAAACGTGTACTGTAAAACCAAGGAGTCTGCTGTTGGCTTTTCACTTAATGATATTACACGCCCACTCAACCGCCGCTTCCCTGTGGTGCCCTTTGGGCGCAAGTACAGGTCCCTGAGGTGCAGAAGGGCTCCCTTTGCTCCCATTGGCAAAAGCCTGGCAGCCATACCACACCTACTgctcacagcagctttaaacagGGTGACTTCCTTCCTACGTGTCTTGCTTTCATGCTttgcctgttgttgttgttgtgtgctgttgtgttgcaCTTAAGGTTTTTCTATCTGTCATTGTCGTGTGATGATGTGTGTAAAGTGTACTCCTCATGTTCGCTGTGATATACAGTGCTGTGAAATCGAACCCTCCCACAACAAAGTATAACCAACTAACTAACTGACTGTATTgcaccactactactacttctactactactatgaataatgatattaatgataatagttaaagacatttaaattttttattatATGGCATATACTCCACAACATTACTGACAGAGGAACATTTCATGGGTATGCTGACATATGGCttagaaacacaaaaataatggCTGTTACATCAGGAGAGACCTTGGGAAATGTGCATATTCTGAAAGTATTTGAATGCATTgtggatatttttcttttagcttATCTGTGGTTACTATAAAACTATTCCATAAAACAAGGAGCACTGCTAACATGCAAAATCTGGCATACACAAAACACTGAGAACTTGACAACAGTAAACATTCACGATATTGCATTTGAAAAACAACTATCTGGAAATACAGTGGGTTGTTGGTCATGTAATATCCTCTGTTTGACGCAGTGAACTTTCTGGAAATTCACCTGTTATCTTCATGAGAAAGTAGCAGGTTTTGCAGGAATCAGGAAGACACAGCATCTCCTACTTTGAGAGCATGTAGACGCTCTGAAGTTTCTGCCAACAAGTGATCAGTGCCTTGATAACTTTGATTAACCTgatcctcttccttttctttcctcgtATTTTCCTGACAGCTGAAC contains:
- the aar2 gene encoding protein AAR2 homolog; this translates as MASGSSSGGGAVNMDPDVALRLFEEGATLVLRGVPRGTELGIDCKSWQVGPRFRGVKMIPPGLHFLHYSSVNSPSCGGEIGPKTGLFLSLKPREILLANWDPKLEDLDFSASKNEEEVSRIRATLQELDPYLGPYPYEVMRKWVSLTDRLNEEVANNLQPLCGRICAFSDVIPETEFRHTKDRAEQPRNDTACQSMREGLDRLPRMKLREGTELRFSVIPKKTYPPGATPAEITQCCMDLSYALETVLENNHELQPLNLLGELQFAFVCFLLGNVYEGFEHWKRLLALLCRSEEAMRKRKELYLGLIAVLYHQLGEIPPDFFVDIVSQSNFLTSTLQDFFQFASGPGVDSTLRKRAEKFKAHVTKKFRWDFDADLDECAPVVVELPEGVTVD